The Haloplanus sp. CK5-1 genome contains a region encoding:
- the ilvB gene encoding biosynthetic-type acetolactate synthase large subunit, whose amino-acid sequence MSERTTQPPETEADSDTETTPTTVSSGATSVVRALENTGIEVMFGVQGGAIMPVYDALWNSDIDHVMMAHEQGAAHAADAYNVVSGEPGVCLATSGPGATNLVTGIADANMDSDAVVALTGQVPQSMVGSDAFQETDTTGITAPITKNNYFANDADTVGDTVGEAVALAGTGRPGPTLVDLPKDVTNAETDRDPGMAQTPETYMPQDEADHADVETAARAIEAADKPLLLFGGGVVKANAAETAREFATAYDIPVVTTMPGIGTMPEDHDLCLSWAGMHGTGYANMAINHTDLLIAVGTRFDDRLTGGIESFAPEAEVIHVDIDPAEISKNIHADYPLIGDAGRVLEQLDGALTTAPDADEWREQCLAWQEEYPMDYAAPDDEPLKPQFVVEALDEATSDEAIVTSGVGQHQMWASQYWTFREPRTWVSSHGLGTMGYGLPAAIGAKMAADDGEEVVCIDGDGSFLMTVQELSVAVREDLDITVAILNNEYIGMVRQWQDAFFEGRHMAAGYSWIPEFDKLAEAFGARGWRVDDYDEVADAVEEALDYDGPSVVDFHIDPAENVYPMVPSGGANDKFALSEDQL is encoded by the coding sequence ATGAGCGAACGAACGACCCAGCCACCCGAGACGGAGGCCGACAGCGACACGGAGACGACGCCGACGACGGTGTCGTCCGGCGCGACGTCGGTCGTCCGTGCCCTGGAGAACACCGGTATCGAGGTGATGTTCGGTGTGCAGGGCGGCGCGATCATGCCGGTGTACGACGCGCTGTGGAACTCCGATATCGACCACGTCATGATGGCCCACGAGCAGGGAGCGGCCCACGCCGCCGACGCCTACAACGTGGTGTCGGGAGAGCCGGGCGTCTGCCTGGCCACCTCGGGTCCCGGCGCGACCAACCTCGTGACAGGCATCGCCGACGCCAACATGGACTCCGACGCCGTCGTGGCGCTGACCGGGCAGGTGCCCCAGAGCATGGTCGGGAGCGACGCCTTCCAGGAGACGGACACGACGGGCATCACCGCCCCCATCACGAAGAACAACTACTTCGCGAACGACGCCGACACCGTCGGCGACACCGTCGGCGAGGCGGTGGCGCTCGCGGGAACGGGCCGGCCGGGGCCGACACTCGTCGATCTCCCGAAGGACGTGACCAACGCCGAGACGGACCGTGACCCGGGGATGGCACAGACGCCGGAGACGTACATGCCCCAAGACGAGGCCGACCACGCGGACGTGGAGACGGCTGCCCGGGCCATCGAAGCCGCCGACAAGCCGCTGTTGTTGTTCGGCGGCGGCGTCGTGAAGGCGAACGCGGCGGAGACGGCCCGCGAGTTCGCCACGGCCTACGACATCCCGGTCGTGACGACGATGCCCGGCATCGGCACCATGCCCGAGGACCACGACCTCTGTCTGTCGTGGGCGGGGATGCACGGCACCGGCTACGCCAACATGGCGATCAACCACACGGACCTGCTGATCGCCGTCGGCACGCGGTTCGACGACCGCCTCACGGGCGGTATCGAGTCATTCGCTCCCGAAGCGGAGGTGATCCACGTCGACATCGACCCCGCCGAGATCAGCAAGAACATCCACGCCGACTACCCGCTGATCGGCGACGCGGGGCGCGTCCTCGAGCAGTTGGACGGGGCGTTGACGACCGCGCCCGACGCCGACGAGTGGCGCGAGCAGTGTCTGGCGTGGCAGGAGGAGTATCCGATGGACTACGCGGCCCCCGACGACGAACCGCTCAAGCCGCAGTTCGTCGTCGAGGCGCTCGACGAGGCCACGAGCGACGAGGCCATCGTCACCTCGGGGGTCGGCCAACACCAGATGTGGGCGTCGCAGTACTGGACGTTCCGCGAGCCACGGACGTGGGTCTCCTCGCACGGGCTGGGGACGATGGGCTACGGCCTCCCCGCGGCCATCGGGGCGAAGATGGCGGCCGACGACGGCGAGGAGGTCGTCTGCATCGACGGCGACGGCTCCTTCCTGATGACGGTCCAAGAGCTCTCGGTGGCCGTTCGCGAGGACCTCGACATCACCGTCGCCATCCTCAACAACGAGTACATCGGGATGGTCCGTCAGTGGCAGGACGCCTTCTTCGAGGGGCGACACATGGCCGCCGGCTACAGTTGGATCCCGGAGTTCGACAAACTCGCCGAGGCCTTTGGCGCGCGCGGCTGGCGCGTCGACGACTACGACGAGGTGGCCGACGCCGTCGAGGAGGCACTCGACTACGACGGTCCGTCGGTCGTCGACTTCCACATCGACCCGGCGGAGAACGTCTACCCGATGGTGCCGAGCGGCGGCGCGAACGACAAGTTCGCCCTCTCGGAGGACCAACTATGA
- a CDS encoding MFS transporter — translation MFGSTLGTVRGFRRPVYAVAGGRLINVFGSGLVYPFATIHFHLQVGIPLSVVGLGLLANNVATATGTAVGGYLADRYGRRPVMVGSMALSAFTLAAYALVTTGAGFIAVATAAGLTTGLYAPASQAMIADLTDAAERERGYGLLKVASNVGFGSGFVVGGVLYEVANVAVFVADGLTSAVVAAVLVVALPRVHDGRAASLSESAGDWRRIVSRRRLLGLALLNVGFAVLYAQMQATVPVVASERLGLDSAQLGTLYVLNPVVLVLFQMPIIDAVGDWRRTRGLLASVAFWGGSFLAVAGVTPVVTAVGGTVATAVGVGLLGVFLVLRTVGEVLHSPLVTSLASDFGTADGRGSRLSLVEIAKRLGMGLGAALGGAFFDYGFAALLWPALILACVGLAVGLLVLERRVSPAENGVAGGE, via the coding sequence GTGTTCGGATCGACGCTGGGGACGGTCCGCGGATTCAGGCGTCCCGTCTACGCCGTCGCGGGCGGGCGGCTGATCAACGTGTTCGGCTCGGGACTGGTCTACCCCTTCGCGACCATCCACTTCCACCTGCAGGTGGGCATCCCACTGAGCGTCGTCGGCCTCGGCCTCCTCGCCAACAACGTCGCCACGGCGACGGGGACGGCCGTCGGGGGCTACCTCGCGGACCGGTACGGCCGACGGCCGGTGATGGTCGGGAGCATGGCTCTCTCGGCGTTCACGCTCGCGGCGTACGCTCTCGTGACCACGGGCGCGGGCTTTATCGCCGTCGCGACGGCCGCCGGCCTGACGACGGGGCTGTACGCCCCGGCGAGTCAGGCCATGATCGCCGACCTCACCGACGCGGCGGAGCGGGAGCGCGGTTACGGCCTCCTGAAGGTCGCCAGTAACGTCGGCTTCGGGTCCGGCTTCGTCGTCGGTGGGGTGCTCTACGAGGTGGCGAACGTCGCCGTCTTCGTCGCCGACGGACTCACCTCCGCCGTCGTCGCCGCCGTCCTCGTGGTCGCCCTGCCGCGGGTCCACGACGGCCGGGCCGCTTCCCTCTCCGAGAGCGCCGGCGACTGGCGACGGATCGTCTCCCGACGCCGACTCCTCGGACTCGCGCTGCTGAACGTCGGGTTCGCGGTCCTGTACGCCCAGATGCAGGCGACCGTACCGGTGGTCGCCAGCGAGCGCCTCGGACTCGACTCCGCCCAACTGGGGACGCTGTACGTCCTGAATCCGGTCGTCCTCGTCCTCTTCCAGATGCCGATCATCGACGCGGTCGGCGACTGGCGACGCACCCGCGGGCTACTCGCCTCCGTCGCGTTCTGGGGAGGCAGTTTTCTGGCCGTCGCCGGCGTGACGCCGGTGGTCACCGCTGTGGGCGGTACCGTGGCGACGGCCGTCGGCGTCGGTCTACTCGGCGTCTTTCTCGTCCTCCGGACCGTCGGCGAGGTACTTCACTCGCCGCTCGTCACCTCGCTCGCCAGCGACTTCGGCACCGCCGACGGCCGCGGCTCGCGTCTCTCGCTCGTCGAAATCGCCAAGCGCCTCGGGATGGGGCTGGGCGCGGCCCTGGGTGGGGCCTTCTTCGACTACGGGTTCGCGGCCCTGCTCTGGCCGGCGCTGATCCTCGCGTGTGTCGGCCTCGCGGTTGGCTTGCTCGTCCTCGAACGCCGCGTCTCGCCGGCGGAGAACGGCGTCGCCGGCGGCGAGTGA
- a CDS encoding helix-turn-helix domain-containing protein: MPYAKLTIDLPEVIWIGEVSREFPSTTFRVLSAVPSGETGFGLLEIESDSLPAVLGAVESRDGITSLRVMQRSDDTTVTQFETDEPLLLLSIQESGAPLELPLTIRDGQALIELTASRDRLSEFGDQLEAFGMSYTLNEVYDAVEQPDLLTDQQRELLVTAAESGYYDTPRECTLTELADEVGLAKSTASVTLHRAEESVIKQFVTGQLETPLGDEPRVAPN, from the coding sequence ATGCCCTACGCCAAACTCACGATCGATCTGCCGGAGGTGATCTGGATCGGGGAGGTGTCGCGGGAGTTCCCCTCGACGACGTTCCGGGTGCTGTCGGCCGTCCCGTCGGGGGAGACGGGGTTCGGACTGCTCGAGATCGAGAGCGACTCCCTGCCGGCCGTCCTCGGGGCCGTCGAGAGCAGGGACGGCATCACCTCGCTGCGGGTGATGCAGCGGTCGGACGACACCACAGTCACGCAGTTCGAGACGGACGAACCGCTCCTCTTGCTGTCGATCCAGGAGTCCGGTGCGCCGCTGGAACTGCCGCTGACGATCCGCGACGGACAGGCGCTGATCGAACTCACGGCCTCGCGGGATCGGCTCTCGGAGTTCGGCGACCAACTGGAGGCGTTCGGGATGTCGTACACGCTCAACGAGGTGTACGACGCCGTCGAACAGCCGGATCTGCTCACCGACCAACAGCGCGAACTGCTCGTGACGGCGGCCGAGTCGGGTTACTACGACACGCCCCGGGAGTGTACGCTGACCGAACTCGCCGACGAGGTGGGGTTGGCGAAGTCGACGGCCAGCGTCACCCTCCACCGGGCGGAGGAGTCGGTCATCAAGCAGTTCGTCACGGGACAACTCGAGACGCCGCTCGGCGACGAACCGCGGGTCGCGCCGAACTAG
- a CDS encoding LeuA family protein has product MASNIVQCLTTWRIRRIPRRIEFFQGTLARTGEIDGVRIFDTTLRDGEQSPRTSFSYDEKRDIAEVLDEMGTHVIEAGFPVNSDAEFEAVRDISRATDTTVCGLARVVDKDVEAALDSGVELVHVFVSTSDVQLQDSMHASREEAVERAVSCVERVKEAGVECMFSPMDATRTDDDFLVEMVEAVSEAGTDWINIPDTCGVATPTRFMDLVGMVHENTDARVDVHAHDDFGLATANAMAGFEAGAAQAQVSVNGIGERAGNAAFEEVVMASEALYDVDTGIDTTRITELSRMVEDYSDIPNPPNKPVVGRNAFSHESGIHAAGVIENSDTFEPGVMTPQMVGATREFVLGKHTGTHSVRKRLNEIGYDPTDAEVRAVTRLVKDYGADKERVTMADLRRFASEENVTREEEVRA; this is encoded by the coding sequence GTGGCCTCGAACATAGTACAATGTCTAACGACATGGAGGATTCGTCGGATACCCCGGCGGATCGAGTTCTTCCAGGGCACGTTGGCCCGCACCGGCGAAATTGACGGTGTACGAATTTTCGATACGACGCTCCGAGACGGTGAGCAGTCGCCACGCACGTCGTTCAGTTACGACGAGAAGCGAGACATCGCCGAAGTACTCGACGAGATGGGCACCCACGTCATCGAGGCTGGGTTCCCGGTCAACTCGGACGCGGAGTTCGAGGCCGTTCGGGACATCTCGAGAGCTACCGACACGACGGTGTGTGGACTGGCCCGTGTCGTCGACAAGGACGTCGAAGCCGCCCTCGACTCGGGCGTGGAGTTGGTCCACGTCTTCGTGAGCACGAGCGACGTGCAACTGCAGGACTCCATGCACGCCTCCCGCGAGGAGGCGGTCGAACGCGCCGTCAGTTGTGTCGAGCGCGTGAAGGAGGCGGGCGTGGAGTGTATGTTCTCGCCGATGGACGCCACCCGTACCGACGACGACTTCCTCGTCGAGATGGTGGAAGCCGTCAGCGAGGCGGGCACCGACTGGATCAACATCCCCGACACCTGCGGCGTGGCGACGCCGACGCGTTTCATGGATCTCGTGGGGATGGTCCACGAGAACACCGACGCACGGGTCGACGTCCACGCGCACGACGACTTCGGGCTGGCGACGGCCAACGCCATGGCCGGCTTCGAGGCCGGCGCAGCACAGGCCCAGGTGTCGGTCAACGGCATCGGCGAGCGCGCCGGCAACGCCGCCTTCGAGGAGGTCGTGATGGCCTCGGAGGCGCTGTACGACGTCGACACCGGCATCGACACCACCCGGATCACGGAACTGTCCCGGATGGTCGAAGACTACAGCGACATCCCCAACCCGCCGAACAAGCCCGTCGTGGGACGGAACGCCTTCTCCCACGAGAGCGGCATCCACGCCGCGGGCGTCATCGAGAACTCGGACACGTTCGAACCGGGCGTGATGACCCCACAGATGGTGGGTGCGACCCGCGAGTTTGTACTGGGTAAACACACGGGAACCCACTCGGTCCGAAAGCGTCTCAACGAGATCGGGTACGACCCGACGGACGCCGAAGTGCGGGCCGTAACGCGGCTGGTCAAGGATTACGGCGCGGACAAAGAGCGCGTGACGATGGCCGACCTCCGGCGCTTCGCGAGCGAGGAGAACGTCACCCGGGAGGAGGAGGTCCGCGCCTGA
- a CDS encoding ribbon-helix-helix domain-containing protein, with product MTDYTTVSIPKELGDRVEDTIEGTSFSSTSDLVRFLLRSIVIQHQRQGELTEAEFDEITDQLADLGYLD from the coding sequence ATGACCGACTACACTACCGTCTCGATCCCGAAGGAACTCGGCGACCGCGTCGAGGACACCATCGAGGGCACTAGCTTCTCGAGCACGAGCGACTTGGTTCGCTTCCTGCTCCGGAGCATCGTCATCCAGCACCAGCGCCAAGGGGAGTTGACCGAGGCCGAGTTCGACGAGATCACGGACCAGTTGGCCGACCTCGGCTACCTGGACTGA
- a CDS encoding DUF5779 family protein yields MSEFDLDLRNAEEQLGEGGDDGGSEVVLGVLDGSTDPEEWIAAVEAGEILVLNVEGDLNRLAAGFAREVRDAGGTLMRFRGFLVVTPPGVGIDTDRLS; encoded by the coding sequence ATGAGCGAGTTCGACCTCGACCTCCGGAACGCGGAGGAGCAACTGGGGGAGGGCGGCGACGACGGCGGCTCCGAGGTCGTTCTCGGCGTCCTCGACGGGAGCACCGACCCCGAGGAGTGGATCGCCGCCGTCGAGGCCGGCGAGATACTGGTGTTGAACGTCGAGGGCGACCTGAACCGACTCGCGGCGGGGTTCGCCCGCGAGGTGCGCGACGCCGGCGGGACGCTGATGCGATTTCGTGGCTTCCTCGTCGTGACGCCGCCCGGCGTCGGCATCGACACCGACCGGCTCTCCTGA
- a CDS encoding cupin domain-containing protein, with amino-acid sequence MPVIDFDAQREYDDERFAAHGVFRSDRTKVVCGFFEPGQFIPVHAPDSDVVVSVRSGTGRVREGETDHAVEPGDVVVVAAGTARGVEADDDARLEALLVTAPPPTDAEHDPVRKGLREGEFEPE; translated from the coding sequence ATGCCAGTAATCGACTTCGACGCCCAGCGCGAGTACGACGACGAGCGCTTCGCTGCACACGGTGTGTTCCGGAGCGACCGGACGAAGGTCGTCTGTGGCTTCTTCGAACCCGGACAGTTCATCCCGGTCCACGCGCCGGACAGCGACGTGGTCGTCTCCGTCCGGTCGGGGACGGGCCGCGTCCGCGAAGGTGAGACCGATCACGCGGTGGAACCCGGCGACGTGGTCGTCGTCGCCGCGGGGACGGCCCGCGGGGTCGAGGCCGACGACGACGCCCGACTGGAGGCGCTCCTGGTGACCGCGCCGCCGCCGACCGACGCCGAACACGACCCGGTTCGGAAGGGACTGCGGGAGGGTGAGTTCGAACCGGAGTGA